One part of the Mariniflexile litorale genome encodes these proteins:
- a CDS encoding DeoR/GlpR family DNA-binding transcription regulator — protein MAILPNKRREKIMELLQEDGSAKVVDLAKLFKVTEVTVRQDLEKLEKQGLIIREHGGAFMKNIEDHVKNFALFHQENLEQKESIALKCLEYIELGDTIILDSGSTTTELAKKLIGFKNLTVITNALNIALMLGTEPGIEVIMTGGEFKPPTLSLTGQKAADFFKGLNVQKLFLATAGISLKSGLTYPSISDLVVKRAMIEAADITYLVADSTKIGKSALASLGALSLIDYIVTDSGIKESDKKVFKNHEIEVILA, from the coding sequence ATGGCAATATTACCCAATAAACGACGAGAAAAAATAATGGAACTGCTTCAAGAAGATGGTTCTGCAAAAGTAGTTGATTTAGCAAAGTTGTTCAAAGTTACCGAAGTAACTGTGAGACAAGACCTAGAGAAGCTAGAAAAACAAGGTTTAATAATTAGAGAGCATGGAGGTGCTTTTATGAAAAATATTGAAGACCATGTTAAAAATTTTGCATTATTTCACCAAGAGAATTTAGAGCAAAAAGAATCTATTGCACTTAAATGTCTAGAATATATTGAATTAGGGGATACTATTATTTTGGACTCAGGTAGCACTACCACGGAATTAGCTAAAAAATTAATTGGTTTTAAAAATTTAACAGTAATAACCAATGCCTTGAATATAGCATTGATGTTAGGTACTGAGCCTGGTATAGAAGTTATAATGACTGGAGGAGAATTTAAACCTCCAACTTTATCACTTACAGGGCAAAAGGCTGCCGATTTTTTTAAAGGTTTGAATGTGCAAAAACTATTTCTAGCAACTGCTGGAATTTCATTAAAATCGGGCTTAACTTATCCAAGTATTAGTGACTTGGTTGTTAAAAGAGCGATGATAGAAGCTGCTGATATTACCTATTTGGTAGCGGATAGTACCAAAATAGGCAAAAGTGCTTTAGCGAGTTTAGGAGCGCTATCTTTAATAGATTATATAGTAACAGACTCAGGAATCAAAGAATCGGATAAGAAAGTTTTTAAAAACCATGAAATCGAAGTCATTTTAGCATAA